The Austwickia sp. genome includes a region encoding these proteins:
- a CDS encoding DUF1579 family protein, translating into MTQERLPHHELGVFIGNWQAEGTTYGGPDQNPTDPKAERHPWRSIHTARWYSGEFFVLQDEHANGPFDTLMLLGWDAEEGRYFARTVSNLGFARDYTMELTGSDGSDGADGGLTWRLSGASERATYRFVDDGRNQEISWEWRPDGEWLPLCDRTARRID; encoded by the coding sequence ATGACGCAGGAACGGCTGCCCCACCACGAGTTGGGCGTCTTCATCGGCAACTGGCAGGCAGAGGGCACGACGTACGGCGGGCCGGACCAGAACCCGACCGACCCGAAGGCCGAGCGCCACCCGTGGCGGAGCATCCACACGGCGCGCTGGTACTCCGGAGAGTTCTTCGTCCTTCAGGACGAGCACGCGAACGGGCCCTTCGACACCCTGATGCTGCTCGGCTGGGACGCGGAGGAGGGGCGGTACTTCGCCCGGACCGTCTCCAACCTCGGGTTCGCCCGCGACTACACGATGGAGCTGACCGGGTCCGATGGGTCCGACGGGGCCGACGGGGGCCTGACCTGGCGGCTGAGCGGCGCCAGCGAACGCGCGACGTACCGCTTCGTCGACGACGGGCGCAACCAGGAGATCTCCTGGGAATGGCGGCCGGACGGCGAGTGGCTGCCGCTGTGCGACCGGACGGCTCGCAGGATCGACTGA